The following proteins are co-located in the Bombus pascuorum chromosome 3, iyBomPasc1.1, whole genome shotgun sequence genome:
- the LOC132905333 gene encoding ubiquitin-like protein 5, with protein MLEITCNDRLGKKVRVKCNPDDTIGDLKKLIAAQTGTHWEKIVLKKWYTIFKDHIKLQDYEIHDGMNLELYYQ; from the exons ATGCTGGAAATAACATGTAATGATCGTCTTGGTAAAAAAGTTAGGGTTAAATGCAATCCAGATGATACAATAGgggatttaaaaaaattaatagcaGCCCAAACTGGAACTCATTGggaaaaaatagttttaaaaaagTGGTATACTATATTTAAGGATCacataaaattacaagatt ATGAAATTCACGATGGCATGAATTTAGAACTGtattatcaataa
- the LOC132905326 gene encoding nucleolar complex protein 4 homolog B isoform X1, which translates to MADAADLPGASSSQKMSSKLLRQKAQEFLTSRKRANNLVDIISQWDESTSSCLLTIETIFVEVLKRGDMYLERTISLTISEPSPEARYVNWLRNCYEEIWEKILTSMEKCRPGIQLQALTTAIKLMAEEGKNPLEPIGNLGYYFPLHRLKPILMKLLSPEEDNASLISRFQEIIEYPDALYYTWKCLPSLTPKRQPHEVYIKNLLELIHKLSLPKEIEENEICENKNLLCKPQQATKNFIWDQVGARRALNKVWACVMHWELTPQLHKQLLIVLLERVMPHLEKPVLLTDFLMDSLDADGPIGLLALQGVFLLVTKHNLEYPNIFTKLYSMFEPEIFHTKYKARLFYLSDLFLSSTHLPEALVAAFAKRLARLTLVAPPEDILIILLFVGNLLLRHPGLKRLIDHPQGGEISSEENNGAGDPFLMEERDPLLSNALLSSLWEIKALQWHIVPSIASAARFIREPLPSVEYDMASALERTGGHLFDSELKNKVKDIMLTFERPNSMSLPKGERLLQYWQLTTMH; encoded by the exons ATGGCGGATGCAGCAGATCTTCCCGGCGCTTCTTCCAGTCAAAAGATGTCATCAAAACTTTTAAGGCAAAAAGCCCAGGAATTTTTAACTTCAAGAAAACGCGCAAATAATTTAGTAGATATAATTTCTCAATGGGAT GAATCCACTTCGTCCTGCCTACTCACAATAGAAACAATATTCGTTGAAGTCCTAAAAAGAGGTGATATGTATTTGGAACGTACGATATCCCTTACTATTTCAG AGCCAAGCCCTGAAGCAAGATACGTCAACTGGTTGAGGAATTGCTATGAAGAAATATGGGAAAAGATACTTACATCAATGGAAAAATGTCGACCTGGCATTCAACTACAAGCTCTCACTACTGCTATAAAACTGATGGCTGAAGAAGGTAAAAATCCATTGGAACCAATTGGCAACTTGGGATATTATTTTCCACTTCATCGGTTAAAGCCCATTTTGATGAAGTTACTTTCACCGGAAGAGGACAATGCCAGTTTAATATCTagatttcaagaaattatagaatatCCTGATGCTCTTTATTATACATGGAAATGTCTTCCATCTCTTACCCCAAAAAGACAGCCACATGaagtttatattaaaaatttgttggaacttatacataaattatcattgccaaaagaaattgaag AAAATGAGATATgtgaaaataagaatttgtTGTGTAAACCACAGCAAG ctactaaaaattttatatggGATCAAGTTGGAGCAAGACGTGCATTGAATAAAGTCTGGGCTTGTGTCATGCATTGGGAATTGACACCACAGTTacataaacaattattaatagttcttttagaGAGAGTAATGCCACACTTAGAAAAACCTGTTTTACTAACAGATTTTCTTATGGATTCATTGGATGCAGATGGGCCTATTGGCTTACTTGCATTACAAGGCGTATTTTTACTAGTTACCAAACATAATTTGGAATATCCTAATATTTTTACCAAGCTTTATTCTATGTTTGAACCAGAGATCtttcatacaaaatacaaagcacgtttgttttatttgtcCGATCTTTTCCTCAGTTCAAC gcACTTGCCAGAAGCATTAGTTGCCGCTTTCGCAAAAAGACTCGCGCGTTTAACTCTTGTAGCACCACCTGAAGATATTCTTATTATCTTATTGTTTGTTGGGAATCTTTTACTTAGGCATCCTGGCTTGAAACGTCTCATTGATCATCCACAAGGAGGAGAGATTTCgtcagaagaaaataatggtGCTGGAGACCCATTTTTAATGGAAGAACGAGATCCTTTATTAAGTAACGCACTCCTTAGTAGTCTTTGGGAAATTAAAGCCCTACAGTGGCATATAGTACCAAGTATTGCTAGTGCTGCACGTTTCATTCGTGAACCCCTCCCTTCTGTAGAGTACGATATGGCATCAGCTTTAGAACGTACTGGAGGACATTTATTCGAtagtgaattaaaaaataaggtTAAAGATATTATGCTAACGTTCGAAAGACCCAATTCAATGTCATTACCAAAAGGTGAAAGATTATTGCAATATTGGCAATTAACAACAATGCACTGA
- the LOC132905329 gene encoding uridine-cytidine kinase isoform X1, whose translation MLHLQLPLTSAGIIRVIDMSMNIVTSRKMSFGINGKLNGIESKTPFLIGVSGGTASGKSTVCKRIMEKLGQVDMDHMQRQVVCISQDSFYRDLSSAEKLKAEKGQYNFDHPDAFDNDLILQTLQDILAGVKCEIPAYDYRTNSLVKDQITTIYPADVVLFEGILVFYFPKIRDLFHMKLFVDTDSDTRLARRVPRDIKERGRDLDYVLNQYMNFVKPAFEEFCLPTKKFADVIIPRGADNTVAIDLIVHHIWDILRLKKAENSSRQHPYIYQHRRTSTSSDTFSR comes from the exons ATGTTACATCTGCAACTACCATTAACGTCTGCTGGAATCATTCGTGTTATAG ATATGTCGATGAATATTGTTACCTCACGAAAGATGTCTTTTGGTATTAACGGAAAATTAAATGGTATAGAAAGCAAAACACCTTTTCTAATTGGAGTTTCAGGCGGCACTGCCAGTGGAAAA TCAACCGTGTGCAAACGTATAATGGAAAAACTAGGGCAAGTAGACATGGATCACATGCAACGACAAGTAGTTTGTATTTCACAAGATAGTTTTTATCGAGATTTATCGTCAGCCGAAAAACTTAAAGCAGAAAAAGGTCAATATAATTTCGATCACCCTGACGCATTTGATAATGATTTGATACTTCAAACATTACAAGACATACTAGCTGGagtaaaatgtgaaataccAGCCTATGATTATAGAACGAACAGTTT AGTGAAAGATCAAATCACAACAATTTATCCTGCTGATGTGGTTCTGTTTGAAGGTATTTTAGTGTTTTATTTCCCTAAAATACGAGACTTATTTCATATGAAACTATTTGTGGATACTGATTCAGATACTAGATTAGCTAGAagag tACCAAGAGAcataaaagaaagaggaagggaTTTAGATTATGTATTGAATcaatatatgaattttgtgAAACCTGCATTTGAAGAGTTTTGTCTTCCCACTAAAAAATTTGCTGATGTTATTATACCAAGAGGTGCAGACAATACAG TGGCAATAGACCTTATAGTGCACCACATCTGGGACATTTTGCGTTTGAAAAAGGCTGAAAACTCATCCAGACAGCATCCATACATCTACCAACATAGGCGTACTTCGACTTCATCCGACACGTTCAGCAGATGA
- the LOC132905329 gene encoding uridine-cytidine kinase isoform X2: protein MLHLQLPLTSAGIIRVIDMSMNIVTSRKMSFGINGKLNGIESKTPFLIGVSGGTASGKSTVCKRIMEKLGQVDMDHMQRQVVCISQDSFYRDLSSAEKLKAEKGQYNFDHPDAFDNDLILQTLQDILAGVKCEIPAYDYRTNSLVKDQITTIYPADVVLFEGILVFYFPKIRDLFHMKLFVDTDSDTRLARRVPRDIKERGRDLDYVLNQYMNFVKPAFEEFCLPTKKFADVIIPRGADNTVAIDLIVQHIRDFLSNRGRDTIQPENSINRTDKLSKRPH, encoded by the exons ATGTTACATCTGCAACTACCATTAACGTCTGCTGGAATCATTCGTGTTATAG ATATGTCGATGAATATTGTTACCTCACGAAAGATGTCTTTTGGTATTAACGGAAAATTAAATGGTATAGAAAGCAAAACACCTTTTCTAATTGGAGTTTCAGGCGGCACTGCCAGTGGAAAA TCAACCGTGTGCAAACGTATAATGGAAAAACTAGGGCAAGTAGACATGGATCACATGCAACGACAAGTAGTTTGTATTTCACAAGATAGTTTTTATCGAGATTTATCGTCAGCCGAAAAACTTAAAGCAGAAAAAGGTCAATATAATTTCGATCACCCTGACGCATTTGATAATGATTTGATACTTCAAACATTACAAGACATACTAGCTGGagtaaaatgtgaaataccAGCCTATGATTATAGAACGAACAGTTT AGTGAAAGATCAAATCACAACAATTTATCCTGCTGATGTGGTTCTGTTTGAAGGTATTTTAGTGTTTTATTTCCCTAAAATACGAGACTTATTTCATATGAAACTATTTGTGGATACTGATTCAGATACTAGATTAGCTAGAagag tACCAAGAGAcataaaagaaagaggaagggaTTTAGATTATGTATTGAATcaatatatgaattttgtgAAACCTGCATTTGAAGAGTTTTGTCTTCCCACTAAAAAATTTGCTGATGTTATTATACCAAGAGGTGCAGACAATACAG TGGCAATAGACTTGATAGTGCAACATATAAGAGACTTCTTAAGCAACAGAGGTAGAGATACAATTCAACCTGAAAATTCAATAAACAGGACAGATAAGTTGTCCAAGAGGCCACATTAA
- the LOC132905326 gene encoding nucleolar complex protein 4 homolog B isoform X3 translates to MYLERTISLTISEPSPEARYVNWLRNCYEEIWEKILTSMEKCRPGIQLQALTTAIKLMAEEGKNPLEPIGNLGYYFPLHRLKPILMKLLSPEEDNASLISRFQEIIEYPDALYYTWKCLPSLTPKRQPHEVYIKNLLELIHKLSLPKEIEENEICENKNLLCKPQQATKNFIWDQVGARRALNKVWACVMHWELTPQLHKQLLIVLLERVMPHLEKPVLLTDFLMDSLDADGPIGLLALQGVFLLVTKHNLEYPNIFTKLYSMFEPEIFHTKYKARLFYLSDLFLSSTHLPEALVAAFAKRLARLTLVAPPEDILIILLFVGNLLLRHPGLKRLIDHPQGGEISSEENNGAGDPFLMEERDPLLSNALLSSLWEIKALQWHIVPSIASAARFIREPLPSVEYDMASALERTGGHLFDSELKNKVKDIMLTFERPNSMSLPKGERLLQYWQLTTMH, encoded by the exons ATGTATTTGGAACGTACGATATCCCTTACTATTTCAG AGCCAAGCCCTGAAGCAAGATACGTCAACTGGTTGAGGAATTGCTATGAAGAAATATGGGAAAAGATACTTACATCAATGGAAAAATGTCGACCTGGCATTCAACTACAAGCTCTCACTACTGCTATAAAACTGATGGCTGAAGAAGGTAAAAATCCATTGGAACCAATTGGCAACTTGGGATATTATTTTCCACTTCATCGGTTAAAGCCCATTTTGATGAAGTTACTTTCACCGGAAGAGGACAATGCCAGTTTAATATCTagatttcaagaaattatagaatatCCTGATGCTCTTTATTATACATGGAAATGTCTTCCATCTCTTACCCCAAAAAGACAGCCACATGaagtttatattaaaaatttgttggaacttatacataaattatcattgccaaaagaaattgaag AAAATGAGATATgtgaaaataagaatttgtTGTGTAAACCACAGCAAG ctactaaaaattttatatggGATCAAGTTGGAGCAAGACGTGCATTGAATAAAGTCTGGGCTTGTGTCATGCATTGGGAATTGACACCACAGTTacataaacaattattaatagttcttttagaGAGAGTAATGCCACACTTAGAAAAACCTGTTTTACTAACAGATTTTCTTATGGATTCATTGGATGCAGATGGGCCTATTGGCTTACTTGCATTACAAGGCGTATTTTTACTAGTTACCAAACATAATTTGGAATATCCTAATATTTTTACCAAGCTTTATTCTATGTTTGAACCAGAGATCtttcatacaaaatacaaagcacgtttgttttatttgtcCGATCTTTTCCTCAGTTCAAC gcACTTGCCAGAAGCATTAGTTGCCGCTTTCGCAAAAAGACTCGCGCGTTTAACTCTTGTAGCACCACCTGAAGATATTCTTATTATCTTATTGTTTGTTGGGAATCTTTTACTTAGGCATCCTGGCTTGAAACGTCTCATTGATCATCCACAAGGAGGAGAGATTTCgtcagaagaaaataatggtGCTGGAGACCCATTTTTAATGGAAGAACGAGATCCTTTATTAAGTAACGCACTCCTTAGTAGTCTTTGGGAAATTAAAGCCCTACAGTGGCATATAGTACCAAGTATTGCTAGTGCTGCACGTTTCATTCGTGAACCCCTCCCTTCTGTAGAGTACGATATGGCATCAGCTTTAGAACGTACTGGAGGACATTTATTCGAtagtgaattaaaaaataaggtTAAAGATATTATGCTAACGTTCGAAAGACCCAATTCAATGTCATTACCAAAAGGTGAAAGATTATTGCAATATTGGCAATTAACAACAATGCACTGA
- the LOC132905326 gene encoding nucleolar complex protein 4 homolog B isoform X2, which yields MSSKLLRQKAQEFLTSRKRANNLVDIISQWDESTSSCLLTIETIFVEVLKRGDMYLERTISLTISEPSPEARYVNWLRNCYEEIWEKILTSMEKCRPGIQLQALTTAIKLMAEEGKNPLEPIGNLGYYFPLHRLKPILMKLLSPEEDNASLISRFQEIIEYPDALYYTWKCLPSLTPKRQPHEVYIKNLLELIHKLSLPKEIEENEICENKNLLCKPQQATKNFIWDQVGARRALNKVWACVMHWELTPQLHKQLLIVLLERVMPHLEKPVLLTDFLMDSLDADGPIGLLALQGVFLLVTKHNLEYPNIFTKLYSMFEPEIFHTKYKARLFYLSDLFLSSTHLPEALVAAFAKRLARLTLVAPPEDILIILLFVGNLLLRHPGLKRLIDHPQGGEISSEENNGAGDPFLMEERDPLLSNALLSSLWEIKALQWHIVPSIASAARFIREPLPSVEYDMASALERTGGHLFDSELKNKVKDIMLTFERPNSMSLPKGERLLQYWQLTTMH from the exons ATGTCATCAAAACTTTTAAGGCAAAAAGCCCAGGAATTTTTAACTTCAAGAAAACGCGCAAATAATTTAGTAGATATAATTTCTCAATGGGAT GAATCCACTTCGTCCTGCCTACTCACAATAGAAACAATATTCGTTGAAGTCCTAAAAAGAGGTGATATGTATTTGGAACGTACGATATCCCTTACTATTTCAG AGCCAAGCCCTGAAGCAAGATACGTCAACTGGTTGAGGAATTGCTATGAAGAAATATGGGAAAAGATACTTACATCAATGGAAAAATGTCGACCTGGCATTCAACTACAAGCTCTCACTACTGCTATAAAACTGATGGCTGAAGAAGGTAAAAATCCATTGGAACCAATTGGCAACTTGGGATATTATTTTCCACTTCATCGGTTAAAGCCCATTTTGATGAAGTTACTTTCACCGGAAGAGGACAATGCCAGTTTAATATCTagatttcaagaaattatagaatatCCTGATGCTCTTTATTATACATGGAAATGTCTTCCATCTCTTACCCCAAAAAGACAGCCACATGaagtttatattaaaaatttgttggaacttatacataaattatcattgccaaaagaaattgaag AAAATGAGATATgtgaaaataagaatttgtTGTGTAAACCACAGCAAG ctactaaaaattttatatggGATCAAGTTGGAGCAAGACGTGCATTGAATAAAGTCTGGGCTTGTGTCATGCATTGGGAATTGACACCACAGTTacataaacaattattaatagttcttttagaGAGAGTAATGCCACACTTAGAAAAACCTGTTTTACTAACAGATTTTCTTATGGATTCATTGGATGCAGATGGGCCTATTGGCTTACTTGCATTACAAGGCGTATTTTTACTAGTTACCAAACATAATTTGGAATATCCTAATATTTTTACCAAGCTTTATTCTATGTTTGAACCAGAGATCtttcatacaaaatacaaagcacgtttgttttatttgtcCGATCTTTTCCTCAGTTCAAC gcACTTGCCAGAAGCATTAGTTGCCGCTTTCGCAAAAAGACTCGCGCGTTTAACTCTTGTAGCACCACCTGAAGATATTCTTATTATCTTATTGTTTGTTGGGAATCTTTTACTTAGGCATCCTGGCTTGAAACGTCTCATTGATCATCCACAAGGAGGAGAGATTTCgtcagaagaaaataatggtGCTGGAGACCCATTTTTAATGGAAGAACGAGATCCTTTATTAAGTAACGCACTCCTTAGTAGTCTTTGGGAAATTAAAGCCCTACAGTGGCATATAGTACCAAGTATTGCTAGTGCTGCACGTTTCATTCGTGAACCCCTCCCTTCTGTAGAGTACGATATGGCATCAGCTTTAGAACGTACTGGAGGACATTTATTCGAtagtgaattaaaaaataaggtTAAAGATATTATGCTAACGTTCGAAAGACCCAATTCAATGTCATTACCAAAAGGTGAAAGATTATTGCAATATTGGCAATTAACAACAATGCACTGA
- the LOC132905327 gene encoding folylpolyglutamate synthase, mitochondrial isoform X2: protein MEQINNILRDDNLYKAAIQALHGLQSNSNYLKLVTKDNSQASAVRKLRDTKKYLIRSGITLQKLDTLSVIHIAGTKGKGSTCAYTEAILREHGFKTGFFSSPHLVNARERIRISGQPISKIQFTQNFWKIYKKLEDTKEHESDMPTYFKFLTILMFNIFLDEHVDVAIIEVGIGGLYDCTNIVRNPVCVGITSLGLDHTSLLGNTVEDIAYQKSGIFKSGTVAFSVPQLPQAMRILEERAIERNCKLRVIPSFDKYKWENLSPILQIKNKVQQQNASIAIQMATEWLLTRDKVTSVSMDKIAIALTSCKWPGRMQILRSSIGDFFLDGAHTIESIECCISWFNDISSGSKGKKVLIFNTSGTRDPIQLLIPLRSLHFYKAYFVPNLVGIKSLDNEMNSSSTDEQRIKCEINSKIWGMNSVVANNVLEVLEDIKKNLEQKDNCERYQILVTGSLHLIGAVLAILDPNLTMNTEF, encoded by the exons ATggaacaaattaataatattcttcgtgatgataatttatataag GCTGCTATACAAGCATTACATGGTTTACAAAGCaatagtaattatttaaaattagtaaCAAAAGATAATTCACAAGCAAGTGCTGTTCGTAAATTGCGtgatacaaaaaaatatttaatccg GTCTGGTATTACACTTCAAAAATTAGATACTTTGTCAGTTATACATATAGCAGGTACAAAAGGAAAAGGTTCCACTTGCGCATATACAGAAGCTATTTTACGTGAACATGGTTTTAAAACAGGATTCTTTAGTTCTCCACATTTAGTTAATGCAAGAGAACGTATAAGAATAAGTGGGCAACCAATAAGCAAAATACAGTTTACTCAGAacttttggaaaatatataagaaattggAAGATACAAAAGAACATGAATCTGATATGcctacatattttaaatttttgacaATTCTcatgtttaatatatttttagatgaACATGTTGATGTTGCTATAATTGAAGTTGGAATTGGAGGTTTATATGattgtacaaatattgtaaGAAATCCTGTATGTGTAGGTATAACTAGTTTAGGATTAGATCATACTTCTTTACTGGGAAATACTGTTGAAGACATAGCTTATCAAAAATctggaatttttaaatcagGAACTGTTGCTTTTTCTGTTCCACAATTACCTCAAGCAATGCGTATATTAGAAGAACGAgcaattgaaagaaattgtaaGTTACGTGTTATTCCAtcttttgataaatataaatgggAAAATCTTTCAcctattttacaaataaaaaataaagttcagCAACAAAATGCATCTATAGCTATTCAGATGGCTACTGAATGGCTACTGACTAGGGATAAAGTTACATCTGTATCTATGGACAAGATTGCAATAGCATTGACTTCTTGTAAATGGCCAGGTCGAATGCAAATTTTGAGAAGCAGTATTggtgatttttttttagatgGTGCACATACCATTGAAAGTATTGAGTGCTGTATTTCATGGTTCAATGATATAAGTAGTGGaagtaaaggaaaaaaggTTCTAATTTTCAATACATCTGGTACTCGAGATCCAATACAACTATTAATACCATTAAgatctttacatttttataaagcATATTTTGTACCAAATCTTGTAGGAATTAAAAGTTTAGACAATGAAATGAATAGCTCATCGACAGATGagcaaagaataaaatgtgaaataaattctaaaatatggGGAATGAATTCAGTAGTTGCAAATAATGTTCTTGAAGTTttagaagatataaaaaaaaacttggaACAAAAAGATAATTGTGAAAGGTATCAAATACTTGTTACAGGATCCTTACATTTAATAGGCGCAGTTCTTGCTATTTTAGATCCGAATTTGACAATgaatacagaattttaa
- the LOC132905327 gene encoding folylpolyglutamate synthase, mitochondrial isoform X1: MWDKLIKRYVCVASYEAAIQALHGLQSNSNYLKLVTKDNSQASAVRKLRDTKKYLIRSGITLQKLDTLSVIHIAGTKGKGSTCAYTEAILREHGFKTGFFSSPHLVNARERIRISGQPISKIQFTQNFWKIYKKLEDTKEHESDMPTYFKFLTILMFNIFLDEHVDVAIIEVGIGGLYDCTNIVRNPVCVGITSLGLDHTSLLGNTVEDIAYQKSGIFKSGTVAFSVPQLPQAMRILEERAIERNCKLRVIPSFDKYKWENLSPILQIKNKVQQQNASIAIQMATEWLLTRDKVTSVSMDKIAIALTSCKWPGRMQILRSSIGDFFLDGAHTIESIECCISWFNDISSGSKGKKVLIFNTSGTRDPIQLLIPLRSLHFYKAYFVPNLVGIKSLDNEMNSSSTDEQRIKCEINSKIWGMNSVVANNVLEVLEDIKKNLEQKDNCERYQILVTGSLHLIGAVLAILDPNLTMNTEF, from the exons atgtGGGATAAACTTATCAAACGTTATGTTTGTGTAGCTAGTTATGAG GCTGCTATACAAGCATTACATGGTTTACAAAGCaatagtaattatttaaaattagtaaCAAAAGATAATTCACAAGCAAGTGCTGTTCGTAAATTGCGtgatacaaaaaaatatttaatccg GTCTGGTATTACACTTCAAAAATTAGATACTTTGTCAGTTATACATATAGCAGGTACAAAAGGAAAAGGTTCCACTTGCGCATATACAGAAGCTATTTTACGTGAACATGGTTTTAAAACAGGATTCTTTAGTTCTCCACATTTAGTTAATGCAAGAGAACGTATAAGAATAAGTGGGCAACCAATAAGCAAAATACAGTTTACTCAGAacttttggaaaatatataagaaattggAAGATACAAAAGAACATGAATCTGATATGcctacatattttaaatttttgacaATTCTcatgtttaatatatttttagatgaACATGTTGATGTTGCTATAATTGAAGTTGGAATTGGAGGTTTATATGattgtacaaatattgtaaGAAATCCTGTATGTGTAGGTATAACTAGTTTAGGATTAGATCATACTTCTTTACTGGGAAATACTGTTGAAGACATAGCTTATCAAAAATctggaatttttaaatcagGAACTGTTGCTTTTTCTGTTCCACAATTACCTCAAGCAATGCGTATATTAGAAGAACGAgcaattgaaagaaattgtaaGTTACGTGTTATTCCAtcttttgataaatataaatgggAAAATCTTTCAcctattttacaaataaaaaataaagttcagCAACAAAATGCATCTATAGCTATTCAGATGGCTACTGAATGGCTACTGACTAGGGATAAAGTTACATCTGTATCTATGGACAAGATTGCAATAGCATTGACTTCTTGTAAATGGCCAGGTCGAATGCAAATTTTGAGAAGCAGTATTggtgatttttttttagatgGTGCACATACCATTGAAAGTATTGAGTGCTGTATTTCATGGTTCAATGATATAAGTAGTGGaagtaaaggaaaaaaggTTCTAATTTTCAATACATCTGGTACTCGAGATCCAATACAACTATTAATACCATTAAgatctttacatttttataaagcATATTTTGTACCAAATCTTGTAGGAATTAAAAGTTTAGACAATGAAATGAATAGCTCATCGACAGATGagcaaagaataaaatgtgaaataaattctaaaatatggGGAATGAATTCAGTAGTTGCAAATAATGTTCTTGAAGTTttagaagatataaaaaaaaacttggaACAAAAAGATAATTGTGAAAGGTATCAAATACTTGTTACAGGATCCTTACATTTAATAGGCGCAGTTCTTGCTATTTTAGATCCGAATTTGACAATgaatacagaattttaa